In Paenibacillus sp. FSL R7-0345, a single window of DNA contains:
- the rpoD gene encoding RNA polymerase sigma factor RpoD produces the protein MANDQHTELEAEFTLDQVKDQLIEQGKKRSSLNYKDIMEKLSPFDQDPEQMEEFYEQLSDHGIEVVNDNEDEGSPLRQGEDSENNDSDDFSFDDDLSLPPGIKINDPVRMYLKEIGRVPLLSADDEVELAMRIKNGDEEAKRRLAEANLRLVVSIAKRYVGRGMLFLDLIQEGNMGLIKAVEKFDHNKGFKFSTYATWWIRQAITRAIADQARTIRIPVHMVETINKLIRVSRQLLQELGREPSPEEIAAEMELTVEKVREIMKIAQEPVSLETPIGEEDDSHLGDFIEDQEALAPADAAAYELLKEQLEDVLDTLTEREENVLRLRFGLDDGRTRTLEEVGKVFGVTRERIRQIEAKALRKLRHPSRSKRLKDFLE, from the coding sequence ATGGCGAACGATCAGCATACTGAACTGGAAGCAGAATTTACTCTGGATCAGGTTAAGGACCAGCTTATTGAACAAGGTAAAAAAAGATCTTCACTGAACTACAAAGATATCATGGAGAAACTGTCGCCGTTTGACCAGGACCCCGAGCAGATGGAGGAGTTCTACGAACAGCTCAGCGATCACGGGATTGAAGTGGTTAATGATAACGAGGATGAAGGCTCTCCGCTGCGGCAGGGGGAGGACAGTGAGAATAACGATAGCGATGATTTCAGCTTTGACGATGATTTGTCGCTTCCGCCGGGAATCAAGATCAATGACCCTGTCCGGATGTATCTGAAGGAAATCGGCCGTGTGCCCCTGCTCTCAGCTGATGATGAAGTTGAGCTGGCTATGCGGATCAAGAACGGTGACGAGGAAGCTAAACGCCGTCTGGCAGAAGCGAACCTGCGTCTCGTTGTAAGTATCGCCAAACGTTATGTCGGACGCGGCATGCTGTTCCTGGATCTGATCCAGGAGGGTAACATGGGGCTGATCAAAGCGGTTGAAAAGTTCGACCATAACAAAGGCTTCAAATTCAGTACCTATGCTACATGGTGGATCCGCCAGGCGATCACCCGTGCGATTGCCGACCAGGCACGTACAATCCGTATTCCGGTGCATATGGTGGAAACGATCAACAAGCTGATCCGGGTATCCCGTCAGCTGCTGCAGGAACTGGGACGCGAGCCGTCGCCGGAGGAAATTGCTGCTGAGATGGAGCTGACCGTTGAGAAGGTCAGAGAAATCATGAAGATCGCCCAGGAGCCGGTATCGCTGGAAACGCCGATCGGGGAAGAGGATGACTCTCATCTGGGTGACTTTATTGAGGATCAGGAGGCACTGGCCCCTGCGGATGCAGCTGCTTATGAGCTGCTGAAGGAACAGCTGGAGGATGTGCTGGACACGCTCACCGAGCGTGAAGAGAACGTGCTGAGACTCCGTTTTGGTCTGGATGACGGACGGACAAGAACACTTGAGGAAGTGGGCAAGGTATTCGGCGTAACCCGCGAGCGGATCCGCCAGATCGAAGCCAAGGCGCTGCGCAAGCTGCGTCATCCGAGCCGCAGTAAACGGCTCAAGGATTTCCTCGAATAG
- the glyQ gene encoding glycine--tRNA ligase subunit alpha, with protein sequence MNFQQMILTLQQFWAEQNCILVNPYDTEKGAGTMNPMTFLRSLGPEPWKVAYVEPSRRPSDGRYGENPNRLYQHHQFQVIIKPSPDNIQELYLDSLKALGVDPLLHDIRFVEDNWENPSLGCAGLGWEVWLDGMEITQFTYFQQVGGIETSPVAVEITYGMERLASYIQEKENVFDLEWVDGVTYGDVFHQPEVEHSTYTFEVSDVQMLFTLFNTYEQEARRAMENHLVFPAYDYVLKCSHTFNLLDARGAISVTERTGFITRVRNLARTVAATYMEEREKLGFPLLKKEGAEHV encoded by the coding sequence ATGAATTTTCAGCAGATGATTTTAACGCTGCAGCAGTTCTGGGCAGAACAGAACTGTATCCTCGTCAACCCGTACGATACGGAAAAAGGGGCCGGAACGATGAACCCGATGACGTTTCTGCGTTCACTGGGACCCGAGCCTTGGAAAGTAGCTTATGTGGAGCCTTCCCGCCGCCCCTCAGACGGCCGTTATGGGGAGAACCCTAACCGTCTGTACCAGCATCACCAGTTCCAGGTTATCATCAAGCCGTCGCCGGACAACATTCAGGAGCTGTATTTGGACAGTCTGAAGGCGCTGGGTGTGGACCCGCTGCTGCATGACATCCGCTTTGTTGAAGATAACTGGGAGAATCCGTCGCTGGGCTGTGCAGGCCTCGGATGGGAAGTTTGGCTGGACGGAATGGAGATCACACAGTTCACTTACTTCCAGCAGGTTGGCGGAATTGAGACCAGCCCGGTAGCTGTAGAAATTACTTACGGTATGGAGCGTCTGGCGTCGTACATCCAGGAGAAGGAAAATGTGTTTGACCTGGAATGGGTGGACGGCGTGACTTACGGTGACGTTTTCCATCAGCCTGAGGTTGAGCATTCCACGTATACCTTTGAGGTATCTGATGTGCAGATGCTGTTCACTCTGTTTAACACCTACGAACAGGAAGCGCGCAGAGCTATGGAGAACCATCTGGTATTCCCGGCCTATGATTATGTGCTGAAATGCTCGCATACCTTCAACCTTTTGGATGCGCGCGGAGCAATCAGTGTAACGGAACGGACCGGCTTTATTACAAGAGTGCGTAATCTGGCCCGTACGGTTGCCGCGACCTATATGGAGGAACGCGAGAAGCTGGGCTTCCCGCTGCTGAAGAAAGAAGGTGCTGAGCATGTCTAA
- a CDS encoding Nif3-like dinuclear metal center hexameric protein codes for MFAKGQTVISYMEQLAPKHLAEEWDNVGLQLGSLQKEITGVLVALDVNDEVVDEAIAKGCNLIIAHHAIIFRPIKGIQTDTPMGKLYEKLIKNDIAVYISHTNLDVAEGGMNDWMAEALGIENGAPIKDIHTDQLSKLVVFVPKDHHQKVLDAILNAGAGWIGNYSHCSFNIEGYGTFVPREGSDPFIGETGKMERAEEIRIETIVPLSVRNKVVQAMLKAHPYEEVAYDLYSMDLKGRSFGLGRVGKLTELVTLGEFIETVKKGLDVEHVRVVGDLNRKIRKAAVMGGSGAKYYNSAIFKGADVLVTGDIDYHTAQDAALAGITLIDPGHNAEKIMKVKVAEWMSGKLTEHKYDTTVYASEIGTEPFKFL; via the coding sequence ATGTTTGCCAAAGGACAGACTGTAATCAGCTACATGGAGCAGCTTGCCCCGAAGCATCTGGCCGAGGAATGGGATAATGTAGGTCTACAGCTTGGCAGCCTGCAGAAGGAAATTACAGGCGTGCTGGTTGCGTTGGATGTGAACGATGAGGTTGTAGACGAGGCAATTGCCAAGGGCTGCAATCTGATCATCGCGCATCATGCGATTATTTTCCGGCCGATTAAAGGCATTCAGACCGATACTCCTATGGGAAAGCTCTACGAAAAGCTGATTAAAAACGATATCGCCGTCTATATCAGCCATACCAACCTTGATGTGGCTGAAGGCGGAATGAATGACTGGATGGCTGAAGCGCTGGGGATCGAAAATGGTGCGCCAATTAAAGACATTCATACGGATCAGCTGTCCAAGCTGGTGGTGTTCGTGCCGAAGGACCATCACCAGAAGGTACTGGATGCGATTCTGAACGCCGGTGCCGGCTGGATCGGCAACTATAGCCACTGCAGTTTTAACATTGAGGGCTACGGCACTTTTGTACCGCGCGAGGGCTCAGATCCCTTTATCGGAGAAACCGGGAAAATGGAGCGTGCCGAGGAAATCCGGATTGAAACCATCGTTCCGCTGTCTGTCCGCAATAAAGTGGTGCAAGCGATGCTGAAGGCACATCCTTATGAGGAGGTCGCGTACGACCTTTACTCCATGGATCTGAAAGGACGCAGCTTCGGTCTGGGCCGGGTTGGGAAGCTAACGGAACTGGTAACGCTCGGAGAATTCATCGAAACGGTAAAAAAGGGTCTGGACGTTGAGCATGTCCGGGTTGTAGGCGACTTGAACCGCAAGATCCGTAAAGCGGCGGTAATGGGCGGCTCAGGGGCCAAGTATTATAACAGCGCTATTTTTAAAGGGGCTGATGTGCTGGTAACGGGAGATATTGACTACCATACTGCGCAGGATGCTGCTCTAGCCGGTATTACGCTGATCGATCCGGGACATAATGCGGAAAAGATTATGAAGGTCAAGGTAGCGGAGTGGATGAGCGGAAAGCTGACCGAGCATAAGTACGATACAACAGTCTATGCTTCAGAAATCGGCACAGAGCCATTTAAATTCCTCTAG
- a CDS encoding YqzL family protein, with protein sequence MRDFSWKYFAMTGDVDAYLLYRKAGDPLETGGPLLAEEEQVLDEEAE encoded by the coding sequence ATGCGAGACTTTTCGTGGAAGTATTTTGCAATGACTGGAGATGTCGATGCTTATCTGCTGTACAGAAAAGCCGGAGATCCGCTGGAGACGGGCGGACCGCTGCTTGCGGAGGAAGAGCAGGTTCTTGATGAAGAAGCCGAGTGA
- a CDS encoding YaiI/YqxD family protein, which yields MAMEKSRGMKIVVDGDACPVKKEIASCARTFGVPVLMVSSYDHVLQADEGVTVVQVDRGADSADLYIANHIAAGDIVVTQDYGLAALALGKRCRVLSNRGQEYEDSKMDFMLEGRHARAVERRRGHYSKGPKAITAEEKNLFQHKLTKLLTILQENVQQ from the coding sequence ATGGCGATGGAAAAGTCCCGCGGAATGAAAATTGTCGTCGACGGTGATGCTTGTCCGGTTAAAAAGGAGATTGCGTCTTGCGCGCGTACTTTCGGGGTGCCTGTGCTGATGGTTTCTTCTTATGACCACGTTCTTCAGGCGGATGAGGGTGTCACAGTGGTTCAGGTGGACCGGGGAGCGGACAGTGCTGATCTGTACATTGCCAATCATATAGCTGCCGGGGATATCGTCGTTACCCAGGACTACGGTCTGGCTGCGCTTGCGCTTGGCAAACGCTGCAGAGTGCTGTCGAACCGCGGACAGGAATATGAGGATTCCAAGATGGATTTTATGCTTGAAGGCAGGCATGCCAGAGCTGTGGAGCGCAGGCGCGGACACTATTCCAAAGGGCCAAAAGCGATCACAGCCGAGGAAAAAAATCTTTTTCAACATAAACTGACAAAACTTTTAACAATTTTGCAGGAGAATGTGCAGCAATAG
- a CDS encoding class I SAM-dependent methyltransferase: MDNVGGIMNKVKLSDRLQLLLEQVPEGSRLADIGSDHALLPVAAVESGKAVSAIAGEVNPGPYDAARKGVAEAGLGAKIAVRRGDGLEVLEPGEADCISIAGMGGSLIAAILERGRVLGKLEGVKTLALQPNVGEDILRRWLLNNGWVVTTEHILEEDGKMYEVLTALPEGQAFGLTNEQLYLERVLPGGIVLSPELLIQMGPWLLEKPNAVFFAKWQGEITKLEGILASLSRSGLESAEEKRNTIQAQIKKISEVLECLPKDRL; this comes from the coding sequence ATGGATAACGTGGGTGGCATCATGAACAAAGTAAAATTGTCAGACCGGCTGCAGCTTTTGCTGGAACAGGTGCCGGAAGGAAGCAGACTTGCCGATATCGGCTCTGATCACGCACTGCTTCCGGTAGCTGCTGTAGAGAGCGGCAAAGCCGTCTCTGCAATCGCAGGTGAAGTCAATCCGGGTCCGTACGATGCAGCGCGCAAAGGTGTTGCTGAAGCAGGACTTGGTGCCAAAATAGCTGTACGGCGCGGTGACGGCCTGGAAGTGCTGGAACCGGGCGAAGCCGACTGTATTTCGATTGCGGGCATGGGCGGATCACTGATCGCTGCCATTCTTGAACGCGGTCGGGTACTCGGCAAGCTGGAGGGTGTCAAAACACTTGCGCTGCAGCCGAATGTCGGTGAGGATATTCTGCGCCGCTGGCTGTTGAATAACGGCTGGGTTGTCACAACCGAGCATATTCTTGAAGAAGACGGCAAAATGTATGAAGTGCTGACTGCGCTGCCTGAAGGACAGGCCTTCGGACTGACAAATGAGCAGCTGTACCTTGAGCGTGTGCTGCCGGGTGGCATTGTTTTGAGTCCCGAGCTGCTGATACAGATGGGGCCTTGGCTGCTGGAGAAGCCGAACGCGGTATTCTTTGCGAAGTGGCAGGGTGAAATTACCAAGCTGGAAGGGATTCTGGCTTCGCTGTCCCGTTCCGGGCTGGAATCGGCAGAAGAGAAGCGGAATACAATTCAAGCGCAGATCAAGAAAATTTCGGAGGTGCTGGAATGTTTGCCAAAGGACAGACTGTAA
- a CDS encoding PLP-dependent aminotransferase family protein, which produces MKIQYAEMTNHLGSSAVRDILKVTQGKDIISLAGGLPGEELFPLAAVQDAYNRALSGSASALQYGLTEGYTPLREAVAARLARQGIPVQASDMLLTTGSQQAIDLFCKVLLNPGDKVLVEAPTYLAALQVLNSYRADIITVEGDAFGMLPEHLEEQLKLHRPKMLYTVPTFNNPSGGSWSRERREQAVALCRRYNVLILEDNPYGEIAFDETPGAYPPSMAAIDRSSGEEQCVVYTGTFSKIVAPALRTGWITGPSELISVIAKAKQAADLHSSAIDQRALYELLQHFDIDSHIRLISREYHSRMKLLAGELSGERWNGTSFREPRGGMFLWLELPSGIDTTKLLPFAVEQGVAFVPGEVFYAAEPLKNAMRLNFTHTPPHLLPAAVRRLETALERYGQTLAGAVDTLV; this is translated from the coding sequence ATGAAGATCCAATATGCTGAGATGACGAACCATCTGGGTTCATCAGCCGTTCGCGATATACTCAAGGTTACACAGGGCAAGGACATTATTTCGCTGGCCGGCGGGCTGCCCGGGGAAGAGCTTTTTCCGCTCGCAGCCGTGCAGGATGCTTATAACCGCGCTCTCTCCGGCAGTGCCTCGGCACTACAGTACGGGCTTACCGAAGGCTATACACCGCTGCGTGAAGCAGTAGCCGCACGGCTAGCGCGTCAGGGGATTCCTGTTCAGGCAAGCGATATGCTGCTCACCACAGGCTCCCAGCAGGCGATCGATCTGTTCTGCAAGGTGCTGCTCAATCCGGGGGATAAGGTGCTGGTTGAAGCGCCGACTTATCTTGCGGCTCTGCAGGTGCTGAACTCTTACAGGGCTGATATCATCACTGTAGAGGGTGATGCATTCGGTATGCTGCCGGAGCATCTGGAGGAGCAGCTCAAGCTGCACCGTCCTAAGATGCTCTACACTGTTCCTACTTTCAACAACCCTTCCGGAGGCAGCTGGAGCAGGGAGCGCAGAGAACAGGCTGTTGCTTTGTGCCGGCGCTATAATGTGCTGATTCTGGAGGATAATCCCTATGGGGAGATCGCATTTGATGAAACGCCCGGCGCTTATCCTCCCTCAATGGCTGCCATCGACAGAAGCTCCGGAGAAGAGCAGTGTGTCGTATACACCGGAACCTTCTCTAAAATCGTCGCACCGGCCCTGCGTACCGGCTGGATTACCGGGCCATCTGAGCTGATCAGCGTCATCGCCAAAGCCAAGCAGGCTGCCGATCTGCATTCCAGCGCCATTGACCAGCGGGCGCTTTATGAGTTGCTTCAGCATTTTGACATCGACAGCCATATCCGGCTCATCTCGCGGGAATATCATTCCCGGATGAAGCTGCTGGCCGGGGAGCTCAGCGGAGAACGCTGGAATGGCACCAGCTTCCGTGAGCCGCGCGGCGGGATGTTCCTGTGGCTGGAGCTGCCATCCGGCATAGATACAACCAAGCTGCTGCCTTTCGCGGTCGAGCAGGGCGTCGCTTTCGTACCGGGCGAGGTCTTCTATGCAGCCGAGCCGCTGAAAAATGCCATGCGCCTGAACTTCACCCACACGCCGCCTCATCTGCTGCCGGCCGCTGTGCGGCGGCTGGAGACGGCGCTGGAGCGCTACGGGCAGACGCTGGCCGGGGCAGTGGATACGCTGGTATAA
- the recO gene encoding DNA repair protein RecO, whose amino-acid sequence MLHRVEGIVIRSMDYGEGNAIITLCTENAGKVGVLVRGAKKVKSRHAALIQLFTTGEFVFFRNNGGLGTLNAGEITQSHHALRTDLIKAAYASYACELLDRVLHDEETGSFWFRQLSACLNALEEDKEPGIIINVFEMKILQAAGYGPELDQCIVCGRDKPDEELRVSPRLGGVLCRSCRHNDPPAMEISPRALKLLRLFAALDLTRLGNVDVKEATRSELKTVMRAFMDAQLGLKLKSQGFLDQLDKYNI is encoded by the coding sequence ATGCTACACAGGGTGGAAGGGATCGTCATCCGCAGTATGGATTACGGGGAAGGGAACGCCATCATTACGCTTTGCACCGAGAACGCGGGCAAAGTAGGCGTTCTCGTCCGCGGCGCGAAGAAGGTCAAGAGCCGTCATGCTGCGCTAATCCAGCTGTTCACAACCGGGGAATTTGTATTTTTCCGCAACAACGGTGGACTGGGGACGCTGAATGCAGGAGAGATTACCCAGTCCCATCACGCGCTGCGGACAGACCTCATCAAAGCGGCGTATGCATCATACGCCTGCGAGCTGCTTGACCGTGTATTGCATGACGAGGAAACCGGCAGCTTCTGGTTCCGCCAGCTGTCGGCATGTCTGAATGCACTTGAGGAAGATAAGGAACCCGGCATCATTATTAATGTGTTTGAAATGAAAATACTGCAGGCCGCAGGGTACGGGCCGGAGCTGGACCAGTGCATTGTCTGCGGGCGGGATAAGCCTGATGAAGAGCTGCGGGTGAGCCCGCGGCTCGGCGGTGTATTATGCCGCAGCTGCAGGCATAATGATCCCCCGGCGATGGAGATTTCTCCCCGTGCCCTGAAGCTGCTGCGCCTGTTCGCTGCCCTTGATCTGACACGCCTTGGCAATGTCGATGTGAAGGAAGCGACCCGCAGTGAGCTCAAGACTGTAATGCGTGCCTTCATGGATGCCCAGCTCGGGCTGAAGCTGAAGTCACAGGGCTTCCTAGACCAGCTGGATAAATACAATATTTGA
- the dnaG gene encoding DNA primase, protein MASGHGNIPEEVIESVLARHDIAETVGKVVHLTKQGKYLWGLCPFHSEKSPSFTVTPDRGVFHCFGCGMGGNAIKFRMEIEGLSFPEAVRIMAEESDIAIPEGRGGTLSPPDPERDRLISAHELSAKFYHFLLKNTEYGTAAMNYLRSRNFSDKMIDQFQIGFAPDRWDTLLQFLEKRGFDLAEMEKGGLLSARGEGKGYIDRFRGRIIFPIANRMGKVVAFAGRILGDGQPKYLNSAESRIFNKSRILYNLHQSKASIRKTRQIVLFEGYGDVISAWEAGVHNGVATMGTSLTESHVALMKSLGDEIILSYDGDKAGQAAALKAIPMLEESGLRVKVAVLPGGMDPDEFISRHGGDSFMERIIDSAVSAIKFKLIYLKKNHILLEEDGKIAYVKEALQIIATLQSSTEREVYLREISSELELSYDSLKQDCNLLRASMQKNMPEGDNNDNRWNNGRHKKGQVQAPTLLPAYHAAERRLLSSMIQDPEAAAYVGERLGEEFNIDDHAAIAAYLYAYYAQGKPPGISRFLSSLQDDRLEKTATAISMMDTPPDWNTQVLDDCIREVKKYPIQRKMEQKREEMIQAEKSGDFLRAAQIASEIITLERQ, encoded by the coding sequence GTGGCAAGCGGACACGGTAATATTCCGGAAGAAGTTATCGAGAGCGTGCTGGCACGGCATGATATTGCCGAAACTGTCGGCAAGGTTGTCCATCTGACCAAGCAGGGGAAATATTTATGGGGCCTCTGCCCGTTCCACTCGGAGAAATCCCCTTCCTTCACAGTAACCCCCGACCGGGGAGTATTTCATTGCTTTGGCTGCGGTATGGGCGGAAATGCCATCAAATTCAGGATGGAAATCGAAGGACTATCCTTCCCCGAAGCAGTCAGAATAATGGCTGAAGAAAGTGATATTGCAATTCCTGAGGGCAGGGGCGGAACGCTGTCTCCTCCTGATCCTGAACGGGACCGGCTGATTTCAGCTCATGAATTGTCGGCAAAGTTTTATCATTTTTTGCTGAAAAACACGGAATACGGCACAGCCGCGATGAATTATTTAAGATCCCGGAACTTCAGCGATAAAATGATTGACCAGTTCCAGATCGGTTTTGCTCCGGACCGCTGGGATACACTGCTGCAATTTCTGGAGAAGCGCGGGTTTGATCTCGCCGAAATGGAAAAAGGCGGGCTGCTGTCTGCCAGAGGTGAAGGCAAGGGCTATATTGACCGTTTCCGCGGGCGCATCATTTTTCCGATTGCGAACCGGATGGGCAAGGTGGTTGCTTTTGCCGGAAGAATTCTCGGAGACGGGCAGCCGAAATATCTGAATTCCGCAGAGAGCCGAATCTTTAACAAGAGCCGGATTCTGTACAATCTGCACCAGTCCAAAGCATCCATCCGCAAAACGCGGCAAATCGTCCTTTTTGAAGGATATGGCGATGTCATTTCGGCCTGGGAAGCAGGGGTGCATAACGGTGTGGCTACTATGGGCACGTCACTGACGGAGAGCCATGTGGCCCTGATGAAAAGTCTGGGGGATGAAATTATTCTCTCCTATGACGGCGACAAGGCAGGACAAGCTGCAGCGCTGAAGGCAATCCCGATGCTGGAGGAAAGCGGGCTGCGGGTGAAGGTGGCCGTACTGCCGGGCGGAATGGATCCGGATGAATTTATTTCCCGTCACGGCGGGGATAGCTTCATGGAGCGGATTATCGATTCCGCGGTCTCAGCCATAAAATTTAAGCTTATATATCTGAAAAAAAACCATATACTCCTAGAGGAAGACGGCAAAATTGCCTATGTCAAGGAGGCGCTGCAGATTATTGCCACCCTGCAATCCTCAACTGAGCGGGAAGTATATTTGCGGGAAATATCCTCCGAGCTGGAGCTGTCCTATGACAGCCTGAAGCAGGACTGCAATTTACTCCGGGCATCGATGCAAAAAAACATGCCCGAAGGGGATAATAACGACAATAGGTGGAATAATGGTAGGCATAAAAAAGGGCAGGTGCAGGCACCTACTTTGTTGCCCGCTTATCATGCTGCGGAACGGAGACTGCTGTCTTCAATGATACAAGATCCGGAAGCAGCCGCTTATGTGGGCGAACGCCTCGGAGAAGAGTTCAACATCGATGATCATGCGGCAATTGCCGCTTATCTATATGCCTATTACGCGCAAGGCAAACCGCCCGGCATCAGCCGGTTTCTATCCTCACTTCAGGATGACCGTCTGGAGAAAACCGCTACGGCAATATCCATGATGGACACACCTCCGGACTGGAACACGCAGGTTCTGGACGACTGCATCCGAGAAGTGAAGAAATACCCTATACAGCGCAAGATGGAGCAAAAGCGTGAAGAGATGATTCAAGCGGAGAAATCCGGTGACTTTTTGCGTGCGGCACAAATAGCAAGTGAGATTATAACCCTAGAGAGACAATGA
- the glyS gene encoding glycine--tRNA ligase subunit beta, with protein sequence MSKDILFEIGLEEIPARFIRAAMEQLQERTAKWLEASRIEHSGVTAYATPRRLAVLVKEAAERQSDVSEEVKGPSRKIALDANGDWSKAALGFARSQGVSPEQFTFKELAGVEYIYVTKNSDGVETSSLLAEGLTGIVNAMTFPKNMRWGAYDFKFVRPIRWLVALFGQEIVNLEITGVKAGNVSRGHRFLGTDAVIAQPADYVEVLRAQHVLVNVQEREELILNQINKLAAEKEWTIAIKDDLLEEVLFLVETPTVLFGTFDSSFLDIPQDVLITSMREHQRYFPVLDSAGKLLPFFVTVRNGNAESLDVIAKGNEKVLRARLSDAKFFYEEDQKLQISDALAKLENIVYQVELGSVGDKVRRIRAIADSLSAKLGLSGAAAAEVSRTADICKFDLVTQMVGEFPELQGTMGEDYARKAGEAENVAKGIFEHYQPRFAGDSVPSTEAGLVVSLADKIDTIVGSFSIGIIPTGSQDPYALRRQAAGIVQMLLEHKLSISLQEIFAAAVEVHENLRTEKHFAPELRNNLYEFFGLRVKRLLADDNIRYDVVEAVTAAGFDDIVDVVGRSRALTEAVSSQDDFKITVDSLTRVSNLAAKAAEGAVIEPTLLKEAAEVKLYETWQSIHTPYQEALAARDAAEALRILSGLKDAVTGFFDSVMVMAEDEQIRTNRLALLAGVDADSRVFADFGKLVW encoded by the coding sequence ATGTCTAAAGATATTTTGTTCGAGATCGGACTTGAGGAAATTCCGGCCCGTTTTATCCGGGCGGCGATGGAGCAGCTGCAGGAAAGAACAGCCAAATGGCTGGAAGCTTCACGCATTGAGCACAGCGGAGTAACAGCGTATGCTACCCCGCGCAGACTGGCCGTACTGGTAAAAGAGGCTGCTGAGCGGCAGTCCGATGTAAGTGAAGAAGTAAAGGGTCCTTCCCGCAAAATCGCGCTGGATGCTAACGGGGACTGGAGCAAGGCCGCGCTTGGTTTTGCCCGCAGTCAGGGCGTCTCTCCTGAGCAGTTCACTTTCAAGGAGCTGGCTGGCGTAGAGTATATCTATGTGACCAAAAACAGCGATGGCGTTGAGACCTCTTCCCTGCTTGCTGAGGGCCTGACCGGAATCGTGAATGCGATGACCTTCCCTAAAAATATGCGCTGGGGCGCCTATGACTTTAAATTCGTCCGCCCGATCCGCTGGCTGGTAGCTTTGTTCGGCCAGGAGATTGTTAACCTGGAAATTACCGGAGTCAAAGCAGGCAATGTGAGCCGCGGACATCGTTTCCTGGGTACGGATGCGGTTATTGCACAGCCGGCAGATTATGTTGAAGTGCTGCGCGCACAGCATGTGCTGGTCAATGTGCAGGAACGCGAGGAACTGATTCTGAACCAGATCAACAAGCTGGCTGCAGAAAAAGAATGGACGATCGCGATCAAGGATGACCTGCTTGAAGAGGTACTGTTCCTGGTGGAGACACCAACTGTACTGTTCGGTACATTTGATTCATCCTTCCTGGACATCCCGCAGGATGTGCTGATTACTTCGATGCGTGAGCATCAGCGTTATTTCCCTGTTCTGGACAGTGCAGGCAAGCTGCTGCCGTTCTTCGTAACCGTGCGTAACGGTAATGCAGAATCGCTTGATGTGATTGCCAAAGGGAACGAGAAGGTACTGCGCGCCCGTCTGTCGGATGCCAAGTTCTTCTATGAGGAAGATCAGAAGCTGCAGATCAGCGATGCCCTGGCCAAGCTGGAAAATATCGTTTATCAAGTGGAGCTGGGCAGCGTAGGCGACAAAGTGCGCAGAATCCGGGCGATTGCAGATTCCTTGTCTGCTAAGCTGGGGCTGTCCGGGGCTGCGGCAGCTGAAGTCAGCCGTACTGCCGATATCTGCAAATTCGATCTTGTAACCCAGATGGTAGGCGAATTCCCTGAGCTTCAGGGCACAATGGGTGAGGATTACGCCCGCAAGGCCGGTGAAGCCGAGAATGTGGCAAAAGGGATTTTCGAGCATTACCAGCCGCGTTTTGCCGGAGACAGCGTACCTTCGACTGAAGCAGGTCTGGTTGTCAGCCTTGCCGATAAAATCGACACGATTGTTGGAAGCTTTTCCATCGGTATCATTCCGACCGGTTCACAGGATCCTTACGCGCTGCGCCGTCAGGCGGCAGGCATTGTGCAGATGCTCCTGGAGCATAAGCTGTCCATCAGCTTGCAGGAAATTTTCGCTGCAGCCGTGGAAGTTCATGAAAATTTACGTACAGAGAAACATTTTGCACCGGAACTGCGTAATAACCTGTACGAGTTCTTTGGCCTGCGTGTAAAACGCCTGCTGGCTGACGACAATATCCGATATGATGTTGTAGAAGCAGTGACTGCTGCAGGCTTTGACGATATCGTTGATGTTGTCGGCAGAAGCCGGGCGCTTACCGAAGCTGTAAGTTCTCAGGATGATTTTAAAATTACTGTTGATTCCTTGACCCGTGTGAGCAATCTGGCTGCCAAAGCCGCGGAGGGTGCTGTCATCGAACCTACGCTGCTGAAGGAAGCCGCGGAAGTCAAGCTGTATGAGACATGGCAGAGTATTCATACGCCATATCAGGAAGCACTTGCTGCCCGTGATGCCGCTGAAGCGCTGCGGATTCTGTCCGGCTTGAAGGATGCCGTTACCGGATTCTTCGATTCCGTAATGGTTATGGCCGAGGATGAGCAGATCCGAACGAACCGGCTTGCGCTTTTGGCTGGTGTGGATGCGGACTCCAGAGTCTTTGCTGATTTTGGCAAGCTGGTGTGGTAA